The following DNA comes from Mesorhizobium sp. B2-1-8.
TTCCCTTTTCACCCCTCGCCTTTCGGCTCGGGGACCATCACGAGTCGCAGCCTAGGCCGCGCGCGAAGGCGAGGCAAGGCGGTTGCTTCGTTTTGTTATAACAGAACAAACAAGAGAGCAAGCCTGTCGTCGACTTTGCGTCCACCGCCCGACAGCCGTTGCCGCTTTCGATTTTGCGCCAGGCGCAATTTCGATCAAACTGGCCGGGCAACGAGGCGCCAGAGTGAGAACGCCACATGCGAGGAACACATGAACCCGACCGAGAAGGCGCTATGGTTTGTCGAGAGCCACCTGCCGGAGGCCATTACGCTCGACGATGTCGCGGCAAGCAGCGGCGTCTCGCGCTTTCATGTGACGCGCGCCTTCGGCGCGGCCACGGGACGGTCGGTCGTGGGCTATATGCGGGCGCGCCGCTTGAGCGAAGCGGCGCGCAAGCTGGCCGGCGGCGCACGTGACATTCTCCAAGTCGCGCTCGATGTCGGCTACGGCTCGCACGAGGCGTTCACGCGGGCTTTTCGCGATGAGTTCGGCACCACGCCTGAACTGGTGCGCGCGCAAGGCTCGACCCGAAACCTCGACCTCGTGGAGCCTATCCTGATGGACAGTTCACTTCTCACACGCTCGAGCCGCCGCGCTTCGAGACCAGCCGCCCCTTGCTCATCGCCGGGCTTGGCGAACGCTACAGTTGCGAGTCCAGCGCCGGCATCCCAATGCAGTGGCAGCGCTTCGCCCCCTATATCGGCAACATTCCCGGCGAGGCGCCTGGCGTCTTCTACGGCGTCTGCCTCAACGGCGACGACGCCGGCAATTTCGACTATGTCGTCGGCGTCGAGGTGACGGATTTCTCCGACCTGCCCAAGGATTTTTACCGCGTGCGTGTGCCGGCGCAGAAATACGCCGTCTTCACGCATCGTGAGCACATCTCGACCATCCGGCGCACGATCAACACGATCTGGAACAGCTGGCTGCCCGGCTCCGGCCATGAAATCGCCGACGCGCCGGAATTCGAGCGCCACGGGCCCGAATTCGATGGCCGCACCGGTAATGGCGGGCTGGAAATCTGGGTACCGGTCAAGGCATGACGCGCCGCTACAGTTCCAGATCCCAATTCTGTCCGACCAGATCCTTGCCGAAGGAATGGTGAGGCTCTTCCTCGATCAGCTTGAAACTGGCCGCCTGATAGATGTGCCTGGCCGCGGTCAGAATGTCGTTGGTCCATAAGGTCAGCGTCTTGTATCCCCTGGCGCGGGCAAAGCCGATGCATTCCTCGACCAGGCGCTTGCCGATGCCGAGGCCGCGCGCCGAAGGTTCGACATAGAGCAGCCGCAGCTTGGCCACCTGATCCGACTTGCGCACCACGAAGACCGAGCCGACGACGTCGCCTTCCCGTTCGGCGATCCAGCCGCGCTCCCATTTCGGATCGTACGATTTTACGAACGCCGCGAGGATTTCGGCGACCAGCGCCTCGTAGGTTTCATCCCAACCATATTCCTGGGCGTAGAGCATGCCCTGGCGGCGCGTGACCCAGCCGATGTCGCCAACCTGCAGCGGCCGCAGGATGTAAGGCACCTTGGGTTCGGGTCTGTCGCCGAGCAGGCCCTGAACGATGCGCATGGCCTTGACCAGCCGATCCTGGTCGACGGGCGCCAGGCGATCGAGCAGCGCGCGCACCTGGTCGTGCGAGTCCTGGTTGAGCGGCGCGAAGGCTTCCCTGCCCGCCGGCGTCAGCGCGATCGAGGCGCGGCGCGCGTCCGCCTCGGTGGCTTCGCGCTCGACCAGACCGCGCTCCTCGAATTTTTTGAGCAAACGGCTGACATAGCCGGGGTCAAGGCCGAGATCGCGCACCAGGTCGCTGGCGACGAGCCCGTCGCGATGGGCAAGCTCGTAGAGCACCCGCGCCTCGGTAAGCGAGAAGGTGCTTTTCAGCCAGCCTTCGTCGAGCACACCGATCTGGCGAGTGTAGAAGCGGTTGAAGGCGCGCACCGCGTCGATGCGTTCCTTGCCGGGGTGGTCGTGGATCGTCATGGGGATTCCTCCTGTCCTGGACAGGATCAATCATTTAGTTGACTTAGTCAATAAATCCGTTGCGACGAGGCGCCTCATAACTTCGTCATTCTAGGGCGGAGCAGGGAGCGAAGCGACGCGCGCAAACCCTAGAACGACGACATCGCAGGTGCAGGCGCCAATGGCGAACGCCGAGACGACAGCCATTATCCCATCGGCAGCACCGGCCAGCGGTCGACGACCCTGCCACCGGAAAGCACCGCTATCGGTCCGAGCTGCTGCAGCACGGCTTCGCTCTGCGTCGGCCGCAGGAACGCGTGGTCGCCGGGCCTGACGGCGGCCCCGGCGGGCAGGCCCATGAATTGCTGGTTCGAGGACAGGCCAAGCAGGCCGTTCGTCGTCATGCCTTCGGGAAACACCGGTTCGGCCATCCATTTGCCGCCATAGAGATAGCAGCCCTTGCGCGGAAACCTGCCGAGCGCCTGCAGCAGACGCGAGACCACCGGCGGGCCGGGCAGCATCGGCTCGACCACTTTCAGGATCGGCGTCGCGATGAAGGCCGCCGGCTGGAAGCCACCGAGTCCTGGCGTGTCGAAATCGCCGGGCAGCACGAAGGCCGAGCCCATCGACACTTCGTTAGCGGTGCCGCCATGATGAAGCAGCGCGGTCTTGCTGCCACCGATATTCAAGATATGGCGTTGGTTCATGCCGAGGCGCGCCACGAAAGCGGCGGCCCGTTCCGAGGCTTGCGCCAACGCCTTGGCCGGCCCGCCGAACAGGCCGGGTATGTGCGGCGCATGCGCCTCATAGGCCATGACGCCTTCGCAGCGCAGCCCGCTGTGGGCAGGCAGCGCCTTCAGCACCCGCGACAAGGCCTCCGGTTCGGCGAGGCCGCCGCGATGCAGTCCGACATCGATTTCGAAAGCGATGCGCAGCTCGACGCCGAGTGCGTCAGCGAGCGCGCCATAGTCAGCCAGCCTCTCCTGTGTGTCGATCAGCCAGCATACCCGCGACCAGGCTGCATCGCCTCTGGAAAGCGCGGCCCTTGCCGAGCCGACCGGCATCGGTTTGCCGTAGAGGAGATCCGCGTCCGGAAACGCGCTCAGCACCGCCTCGCTGATCGGCGGATGGAAGGTCATGAAGCGGTGGGTTCCAAGCGCCTTGCCGATGTGGGAAAGCAGCGGCAGGCAAGCGAGCGACTTGTCGACCAACCGTACGGCAAGGCTGGCATCAAGCCTCTCCTTCACCAGGGCGATGTTGCCATCCAGCCGGTCGAGGTCGAGCAGCAGGCAAGGTTGGAAGATGCCCGCCTGCTTCAGCGCATCCGAAAGCGTGGCAAAATAAGCGCTCATCGTTCAATGCCGAACAGGTCGACCATGTAGGGCGAGACGAAGCGGTTTTGCGGATCGATGTCGCGGCGCACCGCCATCGCATCGTCCCAGCGCGGATAGAGCTTTTTCAGATCGGCCGCTTTCAGGCTGTGCATCTTGCCCCAGTGCGGCCTGCCGCCATACCTGCGGAAAATCGGCTCGGCCGCGCGCATGAAGGGCAACGGATCGTTCGCCGCATCGTGGTGGATGGCGATGGAACAGGTCGGCCTTTCGTAAAATGGCGAGAGCCAGAACCGATCGGACGCAACGCTGCGCACCTCGATCGGGAAATAGACCTCGGGAAAATGCTTCTCCGTCAGATCGATGATCTCGGCCAGCACCTTCGGCCCCTCCTCGAAGGGAAGGTGAAATTCCATTTCGTTGAACCTGGTCTGCCGGTCGCTGGCATAGACGTTGAGCCAATCCTGCACATAATCCTCGGCCGGCACCTTGGCGACGGCGCCACGGATCAGCCTGCGGCGCAGCGACGGCAGCCATGCAAGTCCGGTGCGCAAGCGGCGCAACGTGCGCAAGGAGCCCTCGTCATCCTCGGTCGGGCGCGTGGTGGTGGCTTCGGTGCTGAAGTCGCTGGCGATGAACTGCGCGTAGCCGGAGAAGGGAATGTAATAGAATTCAGCCGACCGGTGCGCGGCCATCATCGTTTCGAAATCGCGCAGCATATCGCCGATCGGCAGCACCCATTTGCGGCGGCGCAGCCGGTAGGTTGCGATGTTGTTCAGCGTCACTTCGCTGAGCACACCGAAGGCACCGAGCGCGACGCCGATGGCATGGATCGTCTCCTGATCCCCTTCTCGCTTGAATTCGCGGACCTCGCCAAGTCCGTCGACGATCTGCACCGTTTCCAGCTGCGTGTGATAGGCGCCCAGCGTCGGCCCCGAGCCATGGGTAGCCGTGCCCAGCGCGCCGCCTATCGCCTGGCGGTCGATGTCGCCCATGTTGGGCAGGCCCTGGCCAATGCCTTGCAGGATGTGCATGAGCGAACCAAGCCGCGTCCCCGCCCGCACGCGCGCCCGATGTTTTTTCGCGTCATGCGAAACCAGCCCTTCCAGCTTCTCCAGCGACAGGATGGTGCCTTGCGACTTCACCAATGGCGTGAAGGAGTGACCGGCGCCGACGACGCGGACCGGGCCGGGTGCGGAGCGAATGAGATCGCCGAGTTCGCCGGCATCGGCGGGGCTGGCAAGCAGGCGCGGCTCGGCGGTGACAAAGCCCGACCAGTTACTCCAGCTGTTCGACATGGTGCTCACGCGACAACCCGGCGACGACGCGCCACGAGGACAAACAGACCGAGCAACGCCACGCTGGCGACAGCGCTTGCGGCGGCGAATTCCGGAACCGGGCGAAAATCCTTGCCATCGATGAGCAGCGACGCCGCGACCGGCCCGATCGCCAGGCCGAAAAGCTGGGCGGCCGGCACCAGCAGCACGGCGGTGCGTGTCTCGTCGGCGGTGATCGCCAGCCGGATCTGGTAGGGCACGATGAACAGCAGGATAAAACCCATGACCAGGGCGGCGACCCAGAATGTCGTGAGCCCAGGTCCGCTGGCAAGCACCAGCGAGGCGACGAATGCGACGATGCCGATCGCCGCGATGGCGAGGCGATAGTCGATGCGCGCCTCGAACACGGTCGCCGTCATCGCGCCCAGAACCTGCGCCGCGAGGCTGGCCGAGACGATCAGCCCGACCGTGCGGCCGTCGATGCCGAATTGCGCGCCGAGCGGCTCCAGAAAGGCCCAGACCGCGCCGAAGAACATGAAGTAGCAGAAGACCGACAGGAGCGCGGTGACCGAAGGTACCGTCAGCACATTGGCGAGGTTCTCGTCCTTCGGCAGGTCCGCATAGTCGGCGGGGACCGCGAAGGCGACCACCAGCGACACCACGCAGACGACGGCAAGAACGAGGAAGCCGCCCGCCGATCCGGCGGCGGGGATGACATAGAGCGCCAGCAGCAGGGCAAGAGCGCATTGCGCCAGCGTCTGCATGGAGACGAAATAGCCGCCGATGCGTTCGGCGCGCCGCGAGCGGGCGATCAGTTCCGTGGCGATCGCGACAAGGCCGCCTTCGGCAAGGCCGGCCAACGCGCGCGCCGCCATCAGCGCGTTGGCGCCGGCGGCATAGGCGGTCCAGACATTGGCCAGCGCCAGCAGCAGCAGCAGGACCGCGCTTTTCCAGCGCATCTTTTGGGCGGAGAGCAGCATCGCGACGATCGCCGAGCCGATCGCGATGGCGATCATCTCGTCGGTGGCAACCAGGGCCAGTTCGTCGCCACTGACATGGCCCTCGGTGTAGAGCGCGCCGAGCAGGACCGGCTGCAGGCCGAGGATGAGCAGGCCGACCGACCCGATCCACAAGGCCGATGCAAGCTGTCCGCCGGTCGGGTTGCCAACCAGCCAGTCGCCATCGCCCTGAAGACTGGTGCTTGTCGAAGTCAAAGGCGCCCTCCCAACGTCCTTGCCGCGCGGCAGAAATGCTGACACTCTGTCAGCATTTCAGAAACTGATACTTGATCATATTTCATGTCAACCGGAATTTGAGAACCCGTGCGAAAGATCGGTGCATGACGCAAGCAAGTCGAACGGCCACCGAGCCGAGGCGCAGACCCAAGCAGGAGCGCAGCCGCGAGCGCATCGACGCTATCCTGTCGACCACCATGCGGCTGATCGGCGAGAAGGGCATCGACGCCGTCACCATGAAGGAGGTCGGCATGCTGGCGGGCGGACCGATCGCCACCGTCTACCATTACTTCCCCAACAAATCGGCGATCCTGGCAATGCTCTATGAGCGGTTTTCCGAGGTCAGCCGGGCGCGATTGGCGGCGATTATCGCCGATGTCAGAGAAGCCAGGGACATCATCGCCGCGGCCGACCGGCTGCTTGACGACTATTTCGGCCGTGTCGCCGGCGATCCGGCCATCCAGGATCTGCAGAACGCCATCCAGGCCGACAAGGCACTCAAGAATCTCGACATCGCCGAAACCCGGCATCAAGCCAAGATGTTCTGCGACCATGTCATCGCCTTGCTCGAGCCGGACAAGCACGAGCAGTTCGAACGCATGGTTGTGCTGATCTTCCAGCTCGCCGGCGGCGTCGTGCGCCTGGCGCTTGCGCAGAGCGACGCGGAAAGCCGCCGGACCATCGAGGATTACCGCTCGATCATCCACACCCAGTTGCGGTTGTTCCTCTGACCAATGCCGGCTGGAGACTATCTCGCCCGGCGGATGAGGCCTTCGAAACCGTCGGCCAGATTGGCGTTGCCGGCGGCGAGAAAGGCGGAAAGATTGCGGGCACCGCCTGGTGTCTTATTGGCGTCAAGCAGCACCGCCCTGCCCTCATGCATGACAAAATCGAACTTGCCATAGTCAAAGCCAAGCTCGCGCCTCAGCGCACGAAGCTCCTCGGGAACCGGAACCGGCTCACGACGGATCGTGTCGTCGCCTTTGACCAGGCTTTGCGACGAAACATGGCGGGTGCAGCGCTCGCGCTCCCCGCAAAATATCCAGAAGCGGGCGCCAAAGCCGTCCGGTTCCGGCTCGGGAATGAATTTTTCGACGACGAGATCCCCGCGGTCGAACACCGCAGGCGCAACATCCGAAAGGGACGTACAGACGCGGTAGCCCTCGATAAGCTCGGCACCGGGAAATGGCTCCGGCTTTCCGGCACGTCGCGATCGCCGGTTAAGCGACTGTTCCCGCATTCCCAGATTGTTGAGATTGCTCTTGACGATGACCGGACCTGGCCAGTCGTCGTCCCTGCCGATGACGGCGCCGCTGATTAGGCGCTTGGAGATGTCGGCTGCCCCGATGTTCAGGCAGAACGGAAAAGCGCGCGCGTATTCGACATATTCGGGCGGCGTCACGGTCGCATCGACATGCAGCACCGCTATGTCTGCTTCGGGCTTCGCCGACGTTCCTGAGAGTATGCGGACGGAATGGCCGCGCCGCTTCAGTTCTTCCAGCAGATCAAAGAGCATGTAGGGACTGTCGCGGCTCAACAGCGGGCCACGCCGGCGTTCGAACCTGTCGAACTCATGCGTAATAACCGCGATGCGTGTCATGTGCCCCCCGCACTTGGTTTCATTAGCGTCTTCGATTATGCGTCTGAACACAATGCTGGTTGGGGCCAGGGATGACCGACCATTGGAATGCCATTCGACGGCACTGGGAGTTGCTCGGGCCACCGCTGCGGCCGCCTGCCGAAGCTGTGGAAACCTACCAGCGCGAACTCTACCTTTCGGAGGCACATGTCGTTCTGCTCGGCGTGACGCCGGAACTCGCCGGGCTCGGCGCGACCATGATGGCCGTCGATGAATCCTCCGACATGATCGCCGGAATCTGGCCAGGTGATACAGCGTCGCGAAAGGCCATCAACTGCGACTGGCTCGACCTACCGGTTTCGCGCGCAAGCGTCGATGCGGTGATCGGCGACGGCTGTCTGTCGGCGCTAGGCTTTTCAGCCGTGCGCGAGGCGCTGTTCGCGGCGATTGCCAGCGTGCTGCATTCTGACGGGCGCGCGGGCCTGCGTCTCTTTGCCCGTCCCGAGACACCGGACGATCCGGCAGCGGTGCAAGCGCTTGCGCTTTCTGGCGGTGTCTCCACTTTCCACGAGCTCAAGTGGCGCGTCGCCATGGCCGCGACGGGCCCCGCTCCCGACCATGCAATTCCAGTAAAGACGATCGCGGAAAGGTTCGATGCACTGTTCCCTGATCGCCAGGAACTCTCGGCGCGTACGGGCTGGGAATTGCCGGTCATCGCCACTATCGATGTCTATCGGAACTCGCCGGCCATCTACAGTTTTGCGCCGCCCATGGCACTCATCAGCGAGGCGGAAGCGTTCTTCAGTAACGTCCGCATTGTTCCAACCGGCAGCTACGGGCTCGCCGAGCGATGCCCGCTTTTGGTACTGCGGTCGCCGAGGCGCTGAACGACCTAGCGAAATTCTTTCGCTTTTGCGGCCAGTAACCGCCGCATTCTCCGCGACGATGCAGCGCATGAAAATTTCCTACGACCGCCTCCTGTGGCGCGCCTTGACTCTCGCAGATCGTCGGCCTATTTCAGCGCCACGTTAGCACTCGCCATTGGTGAGTGCTAACTATGTGTCCGGCGCCGCCGGACGGAGGAACTGTTTCTCACCGTTCTCATCGAGGAAGAAAAAATGGCAAAGTCGAAGTTCCGCCCGCTTCATGACCGCGTGGTCGTTCGCCGGGTCGAATCCGAATCCAAGACCGCCGGCGGGATCATCATCCCGGACACGGCAAAGGAAAAGCCGCAGGAAGGCGAGATCATCGCCGTCGGCTCCGGCGCCCGCGACGAAGCTGGCAAGCTGGTCCCGCTGGACGTCAAGGCCGGCGACCGCATCCTGTTCGGCAAGTGGTCGGGCACCGAAGTCAAGCTCAATGGCGAAGACCTTCTGATCATGAAGGAATCCGACATCATGGGCATCATCGGCTGATCATCGGCCTCACCTTCAACTTGAATTTTTCAGGCTCTATCCGAGCCCCTGCCAGGAGCTAAAACATGGCTGCCAAAGACGTAAAATTCTCCCGTGACGCCCGCGAGCGCATGCTGCGCGGCGTCAACATCCTCGCCGACGCGGTGAAGGTCACGCTCGGTCCCAAGGGCCGCAACGTCGTCATCGACAAGTCGTTCGGCGCCCCGCGCATCACCAAGGACGGCGTCACCGTCGCCAAGGAAATCGAGCTTGAAGACAAGTTCGAGAACATGGGCGCGCAGATGGTCCGCGAAGTTGCTTCGAAGACCAACGACATCGCCGGCGACGGCACCACGACCGCGACCGTTCTGGCGCAGTCGATCGTCCAGGAAGGCCACAAGTCGGTTGCCGCCGGCATGAACCCGATGGACCTGAAGCGCGGCATCGATCTGGCCGTCAACGAAGTGGTCGCCGCTCTCGGCAAGGCCGCCAAGAAGATCAAGACCTCCGAGGAAGTCGCCCAGGTCGGCACGATCTCGGCCAATGGCGACGAGTCGGTCGGCAAGATGATCGCGGAAGCGATGCAGAAGGTCGGCAATGAAGGCGTCATCACGGTCGAGGAAGCCAAGACTGCCGAGACCGAACTCGAAGTCGTCGAAGGCATGCAGTTCGACCGCGGCTACCTCTCGCCCTACTTCGTCACCAACGCCGACAAGATGGTTGCCGAACTGGAGGACGTCTACATCCTCCTGCACGAGAAGAAGCTCTCCAACCTGCAGGCCATGCTGCCGGTCCTCGAAGCCGTCGTGCAGACCTCGAAGCCGCTGCTCATCATCTCGGAAGACGTCGAAGGCGAGGCCCTGGCCACGCTGGTCGTCAACAAGCTGCGTGGCGGCCTGAAGATCGCCGCCGTCAAGGCGCCGGGCTTCGGTGATCGCCGCAAGGCCATGCTGGAAGACATCGCCATCCTGACCGGTGGCCAGGTCATCTCGGAAGACCTCGGCATCAAGCTCGAGAACGTCGGCCTCAACATGCTCGGCCGCGCCAAGAAGGTGTCGATCTCCAAGGAGAACACCACCATCGTCGACGGCGCGGGCAAGAAGGCAGAGATCCAGGGCCGCGTCGCCCAGATCAAGCAGCAGATCGAGGAGACCACCTCGGACTACGACAAGGAGAAGCTGCAGGAACGTCTGGCGAAGCTCGCCGGCGGCGTTGCCGTGATCCGCGTCGGCGGTGCGACGGAAGTCGAAGTCAAGGAAAAGAAGGACCGCGTCGATGACGCCCTCAACGCGACCCGCGCGGCCGTGGAAGAAGGCATCGTTGCAGGCGGTGGCGTTGCCCTGCTGCGCGCTTCGGCCAACATCAAGGCTGCCGGCGCCAATGCCGACCAGGCTGCCGGCATCAACATCGTTCGTCGTGCGCTGCAGGCTCCGGCCCGCCAGATCGCGGCCAACGCCGGTGCGGAAGCATCGATCGTTGCCGGCAAGATCCTCGAGAACAAGGGCGCGACCTTCGGCTACAACGCCCAGACCGGCGAATATGGCGACATGATCGTCATGGGTATCGTCGATCCGGTCAAGGTCGTGCGCACGG
Coding sequences within:
- a CDS encoding D-arabinono-1,4-lactone oxidase, which gives rise to MSNSWSNWSGFVTAEPRLLASPADAGELGDLIRSAPGPVRVVGAGHSFTPLVKSQGTILSLEKLEGLVSHDAKKHRARVRAGTRLGSLMHILQGIGQGLPNMGDIDRQAIGGALGTATHGSGPTLGAYHTQLETVQIVDGLGEVREFKREGDQETIHAIGVALGAFGVLSEVTLNNIATYRLRRRKWVLPIGDMLRDFETMMAAHRSAEFYYIPFSGYAQFIASDFSTEATTTRPTEDDEGSLRTLRRLRTGLAWLPSLRRRLIRGAVAKVPAEDYVQDWLNVYASDRQTRFNEMEFHLPFEEGPKVLAEIIDLTEKHFPEVYFPIEVRSVASDRFWLSPFYERPTCSIAIHHDAANDPLPFMRAAEPIFRRYGGRPHWGKMHSLKAADLKKLYPRWDDAMAVRRDIDPQNRFVSPYMVDLFGIER
- a CDS encoding helix-turn-helix domain-containing GNAT family N-acetyltransferase yields the protein MTIHDHPGKERIDAVRAFNRFYTRQIGVLDEGWLKSTFSLTEARVLYELAHRDGLVASDLVRDLGLDPGYVSRLLKKFEERGLVEREATEADARRASIALTPAGREAFAPLNQDSHDQVRALLDRLAPVDQDRLVKAMRIVQGLLGDRPEPKVPYILRPLQVGDIGWVTRRQGMLYAQEYGWDETYEALVAEILAAFVKSYDPKWERGWIAEREGDVVGSVFVVRKSDQVAKLRLLYVEPSARGLGIGKRLVEECIGFARARGYKTLTLWTNDILTAARHIYQAASFKLIEEEPHHSFGKDLVGQNWDLEL
- a CDS encoding TetR family transcriptional regulator; amino-acid sequence: MTQASRTATEPRRRPKQERSRERIDAILSTTMRLIGEKGIDAVTMKEVGMLAGGPIATVYHYFPNKSAILAMLYERFSEVSRARLAAIIADVREARDIIAAADRLLDDYFGRVAGDPAIQDLQNAIQADKALKNLDIAETRHQAKMFCDHVIALLEPDKHEQFERMVVLIFQLAGGVVRLALAQSDAESRRTIEDYRSIIHTQLRLFL
- a CDS encoding class I SAM-dependent methyltransferase; its protein translation is MTDHWNAIRRHWELLGPPLRPPAEAVETYQRELYLSEAHVVLLGVTPELAGLGATMMAVDESSDMIAGIWPGDTASRKAINCDWLDLPVSRASVDAVIGDGCLSALGFSAVREALFAAIASVLHSDGRAGLRLFARPETPDDPAAVQALALSGGVSTFHELKWRVAMAATGPAPDHAIPVKTIAERFDALFPDRQELSARTGWELPVIATIDVYRNSPAIYSFAPPMALISEAEAFFSNVRIVPTGSYGLAERCPLLVLRSPRR
- a CDS encoding MFS transporter, which gives rise to MTSTSTSLQGDGDWLVGNPTGGQLASALWIGSVGLLILGLQPVLLGALYTEGHVSGDELALVATDEMIAIAIGSAIVAMLLSAQKMRWKSAVLLLLLALANVWTAYAAGANALMAARALAGLAEGGLVAIATELIARSRRAERIGGYFVSMQTLAQCALALLLALYVIPAAGSAGGFLVLAVVCVVSLVVAFAVPADYADLPKDENLANVLTVPSVTALLSVFCYFMFFGAVWAFLEPLGAQFGIDGRTVGLIVSASLAAQVLGAMTATVFEARIDYRLAIAAIGIVAFVASLVLASGPGLTTFWVAALVMGFILLFIVPYQIRLAITADETRTAVLLVPAAQLFGLAIGPVAASLLIDGKDFRPVPEFAAASAVASVALLGLFVLVARRRRVVA
- the groES gene encoding co-chaperone GroES is translated as MAKSKFRPLHDRVVVRRVESESKTAGGIIIPDTAKEKPQEGEIIAVGSGARDEAGKLVPLDVKAGDRILFGKWSGTEVKLNGEDLLIMKESDIMGIIG
- the groL gene encoding chaperonin GroEL (60 kDa chaperone family; promotes refolding of misfolded polypeptides especially under stressful conditions; forms two stacked rings of heptamers to form a barrel-shaped 14mer; ends can be capped by GroES; misfolded proteins enter the barrel where they are refolded when GroES binds), which gives rise to MAAKDVKFSRDARERMLRGVNILADAVKVTLGPKGRNVVIDKSFGAPRITKDGVTVAKEIELEDKFENMGAQMVREVASKTNDIAGDGTTTATVLAQSIVQEGHKSVAAGMNPMDLKRGIDLAVNEVVAALGKAAKKIKTSEEVAQVGTISANGDESVGKMIAEAMQKVGNEGVITVEEAKTAETELEVVEGMQFDRGYLSPYFVTNADKMVAELEDVYILLHEKKLSNLQAMLPVLEAVVQTSKPLLIISEDVEGEALATLVVNKLRGGLKIAAVKAPGFGDRRKAMLEDIAILTGGQVISEDLGIKLENVGLNMLGRAKKVSISKENTTIVDGAGKKAEIQGRVAQIKQQIEETTSDYDKEKLQERLAKLAGGVAVIRVGGATEVEVKEKKDRVDDALNATRAAVEEGIVAGGGVALLRASANIKAAGANADQAAGINIVRRALQAPARQIAANAGAEASIVAGKILENKGATFGYNAQTGEYGDMIVMGIVDPVKVVRTALQDAASVAGLLVTTEAMIAEAPKKDSAGGGMPGGMGGGGMGGMGGMDF
- a CDS encoding alanine racemase, yielding MSAYFATLSDALKQAGIFQPCLLLDLDRLDGNIALVKERLDASLAVRLVDKSLACLPLLSHIGKALGTHRFMTFHPPISEAVLSAFPDADLLYGKPMPVGSARAALSRGDAAWSRVCWLIDTQERLADYGALADALGVELRIAFEIDVGLHRGGLAEPEALSRVLKALPAHSGLRCEGVMAYEAHAPHIPGLFGGPAKALAQASERAAAFVARLGMNQRHILNIGGSKTALLHHGGTANEVSMGSAFVLPGDFDTPGLGGFQPAAFIATPILKVVEPMLPGPPVVSRLLQALGRFPRKGCYLYGGKWMAEPVFPEGMTTNGLLGLSSNQQFMGLPAGAAVRPGDHAFLRPTQSEAVLQQLGPIAVLSGGRVVDRWPVLPMG